In Streptomyces longhuiensis, the following proteins share a genomic window:
- a CDS encoding VCBS repeat-containing protein, which produces MPRKRRRLSQALIACGCAVTLLAGCSEGDAREDRTADPAPRVPTGRGAGERGLGDFDRDGYDDFVTSMTTRNKFSQPTGYHLLVLPGSAKGLDPGRRRTYRDFFYGPLLRADLNGDGYTDLVATQTDHLAKDPARRDAPGTAVILPGGKKGLGDPVPVKTSGLVMASAATDVDGDGAVDLVYAGHHPNGNDTELPRRPGLVAYGPFGKDGAPARTAELENTASPSQAISGDFDGDGYGDVMFTDPSPGEEDADPPTDNGPYVTYFRGGPRGLTPTRPPGNLGNDTYDGVMVPRSGDVDGDGIEDILAPGYREVGVAEGPASGRLTVAYGSKSGVGGGRPNAVFDQETPGVPGDSQGKDGFGRGAGTGDVNGDGHPDLLVDTPGEDQGNGRFTLLPGSPDGPPTGANATAFDLDTPGVPGKHDPSGGDGFSATFPLLDVNGDGRSDVVATAPGHLRGKGGLWLFPGTPEGLGTAGQIRFLDPSGLGLPPRTA; this is translated from the coding sequence GTGCCCCGTAAACGCCGTCGGCTGTCTCAGGCGCTGATCGCCTGCGGATGCGCGGTGACGCTGCTCGCGGGCTGCTCCGAGGGCGATGCCCGCGAGGACCGCACCGCAGACCCCGCTCCGAGGGTGCCCACGGGCCGGGGTGCGGGCGAGCGCGGGCTCGGGGACTTCGACCGGGACGGCTACGACGACTTCGTGACGTCCATGACCACGCGGAACAAGTTCAGCCAGCCGACCGGCTATCACCTGCTGGTCCTGCCCGGCTCAGCGAAGGGCCTGGACCCCGGGCGTCGCAGGACCTACCGCGACTTCTTCTACGGTCCGCTGCTCCGCGCCGACCTCAACGGTGACGGCTACACGGACCTGGTGGCGACGCAGACCGACCACCTCGCCAAGGATCCCGCGCGCCGGGACGCCCCCGGCACTGCCGTGATCCTGCCCGGCGGCAAGAAAGGCCTCGGCGACCCGGTCCCCGTCAAGACCTCCGGTCTCGTCATGGCGAGCGCGGCCACCGATGTCGACGGCGACGGGGCCGTCGATCTGGTCTACGCGGGGCACCACCCCAACGGGAACGACACCGAACTGCCGCGCCGGCCGGGCCTGGTGGCCTACGGCCCCTTCGGCAAGGACGGCGCGCCCGCCCGCACCGCCGAACTCGAGAACACGGCGAGCCCGAGCCAGGCGATCAGCGGGGACTTCGACGGCGACGGCTACGGCGATGTCATGTTCACCGACCCCAGCCCGGGCGAGGAGGATGCGGATCCGCCGACGGACAACGGCCCGTACGTGACGTACTTCCGGGGCGGCCCCCGCGGACTGACTCCGACCCGGCCGCCCGGGAACCTCGGCAACGACACCTACGACGGAGTCATGGTGCCGCGCAGCGGTGACGTCGACGGCGACGGGATCGAGGACATTCTCGCGCCCGGCTACCGCGAGGTGGGTGTCGCGGAGGGCCCCGCCTCGGGGCGGCTCACCGTGGCGTACGGGTCCAAGTCGGGTGTGGGAGGCGGGCGGCCCAACGCCGTCTTCGATCAGGAGACACCCGGTGTTCCCGGCGACTCGCAGGGCAAGGACGGTTTCGGAAGGGGCGCCGGCACCGGCGATGTGAACGGTGACGGGCATCCGGATCTGCTCGTGGACACGCCGGGAGAGGACCAGGGAAACGGCCGCTTCACGCTGCTGCCGGGCAGCCCCGACGGTCCCCCGACCGGCGCGAACGCCACCGCCTTCGACCTCGACACCCCCGGTGTGCCCGGCAAGCACGACCCGTCGGGCGGTGACGGGTTCTCCGCCACGTTCCCGCTGCTCGACGTCAACGGTGACGGCCGCTCCGACGTGGTGGCGACCGCCCCCGGCCATCTGCGCGGCAAGGGCGGACTCTGGCTCTTCCCGGGTACCCCGGAGGGACTTGGCACGGCCGGGCAGATCCGGTTCCTGGACCCGTCCGGCCTCGGGCTCCCGCCGCGTACCGCGTAG